Proteins encoded within one genomic window of Mycolicibacterium monacense:
- a CDS encoding acyl-CoA carboxylase epsilon subunit produces MSQDTDITEVSDHRQLTIDLPPAPDPHIHVLKGQPSDEEIAALAAVLAGAGGGHTEPGPQEFNPWGHPADKLRYDVTSWQRVTLLERTHMRR; encoded by the coding sequence ATGTCGCAGGACACCGACATCACCGAGGTCAGCGATCACCGTCAGCTGACCATCGACCTACCTCCCGCCCCTGACCCGCACATCCACGTGCTCAAGGGACAGCCGTCCGACGAGGAGATCGCCGCGCTTGCCGCGGTGCTCGCCGGCGCCGGCGGTGGCCACACCGAACCGGGGCCGCAGGAGTTCAACCCGTGGGGCCACCCGGCGGACAAGCTGCGTTACGACGTGACCAGCTGGCAGAGGGTGACGCTGCTGGAACGCACCCACATGCGCAGGTGA
- a CDS encoding Maf family protein produces the protein MTTRVVLGSASSGRLKVLRQAGIEPLVVVSGVDEDAIVAALGAAAPPDQVVCALAAAKAASVVESLPTEVATDCVVIGCDSMLQLDGRLTGKPGTPAAARAQWQQMAGRSGELYTGHCLVRVRDGVAGRREVEAAATTVRFGTPPPADLAAYVDSGEPLGVAGAFTLDGLGGWFLDGVDGDPSNVIGLSLPLVRRMLDRLDLSVPALWTR, from the coding sequence GTGACCACCAGGGTCGTCCTGGGATCCGCCTCGTCTGGTCGGCTGAAAGTGTTGCGCCAGGCCGGAATCGAACCACTCGTCGTCGTCTCCGGGGTCGACGAGGATGCGATCGTCGCGGCCCTGGGTGCGGCGGCACCGCCGGATCAGGTGGTGTGCGCGCTGGCCGCGGCCAAGGCCGCGAGCGTCGTGGAGTCCCTACCGACCGAGGTCGCGACCGACTGCGTGGTCATCGGCTGCGACTCGATGCTCCAGCTGGACGGCCGCCTGACCGGTAAGCCGGGAACGCCGGCGGCCGCGCGCGCACAGTGGCAGCAGATGGCGGGCCGCAGCGGCGAACTCTATACCGGCCACTGCCTGGTCCGGGTCCGCGACGGTGTCGCCGGGCGACGCGAGGTCGAGGCGGCCGCCACCACCGTCCGGTTCGGCACCCCGCCGCCGGCCGACCTGGCCGCCTACGTCGACAGCGGTGAACCCCTCGGTGTGGCAGGCGCTTTCACGCTCGACGGCCTCGGCGGCTGGTTCCTCGACGGCGTGGACGGCGACCCCTCCAACGTCATCGGGCTGAGCCTTCCGCTCGTGCGCCGCATGCTGGACCGGCTCGACCTGTCGGTCCCGGCGCTCTGGACGCGCTGA
- a CDS encoding SufE family protein: MTMPTPLAEVVSEFQEVQGQDKLRLLLEFADDLPALPSELEEAAMEPVPECQSPLFLHVDAGDRDRVRLYFSAPAEAPTTRGFAAILATGLDEQAAEDILGVPDDFYTELGLAALISPLRLRGMSAMLTRIKRRLRDG; this comes from the coding sequence ATGACCATGCCGACCCCTCTCGCCGAGGTCGTCTCCGAGTTCCAGGAGGTGCAGGGACAGGACAAGCTCCGGCTGCTCCTCGAGTTCGCCGACGACCTGCCCGCGCTGCCCTCCGAGCTCGAGGAGGCGGCGATGGAACCGGTGCCCGAATGCCAGTCGCCGTTGTTCCTGCATGTCGACGCGGGCGATCGCGACCGGGTGCGGCTGTACTTCAGCGCGCCGGCCGAAGCGCCGACCACGCGCGGTTTCGCGGCGATCCTGGCGACCGGGCTGGACGAGCAGGCGGCGGAGGACATCCTCGGCGTGCCCGACGACTTCTACACCGAGTTGGGGCTGGCGGCGCTGATCAGCCCGCTGCGGCTGCGGGGGATGTCGGCGATGCTGACGCGGATCAAACGCCGGTTGCGGGACGGCTGA
- a CDS encoding sulfurtransferase, translated as MPLPPDPSPKLADYAHPERLVTSDWLAGNLGRPGLAIVESDEDVLLYDTGHIPGAVKIDWHVDLNDPNVRDYINGEQFAALMDRKGISRDDTVVIYGDKSNWWAAYALWVFTLFGHPDVRLLDGGRDLWISDGRDTTLDVPSRQTSGYPVVERDDAPIRAFREDVLGILGKQPLIDVRSPAEYTGERTHMPDYPEEGALRGGHIPTARSIPWSKAARDNGQFRTRAELEELYGFLEPDDETVVYCRIGERSSHTWFVLTHLLGLPGVRNYDGSWTEWGNAVRVPVAVGPDPGEAPASS; from the coding sequence GTGCCGCTGCCACCTGATCCCAGCCCGAAACTCGCCGACTACGCCCATCCGGAACGCCTCGTCACCAGCGACTGGCTGGCCGGCAATCTCGGCCGCCCCGGCCTGGCCATCGTCGAGTCCGACGAGGACGTCCTGCTCTACGACACCGGCCACATCCCCGGCGCGGTGAAGATCGACTGGCATGTCGACCTCAACGATCCGAACGTCCGCGACTACATCAACGGTGAGCAGTTCGCCGCGTTGATGGACCGCAAGGGCATCAGCCGCGACGACACCGTGGTGATCTACGGCGACAAGAGCAACTGGTGGGCGGCCTACGCGTTGTGGGTCTTCACGTTGTTCGGGCATCCCGACGTCCGCCTGCTCGACGGCGGCCGCGATCTGTGGATCTCCGACGGCCGCGACACCACCCTCGACGTACCGTCCAGGCAGACCAGCGGCTACCCCGTCGTCGAACGCGACGACGCCCCGATCCGCGCCTTCCGCGAGGACGTCCTGGGGATCCTGGGCAAGCAGCCGCTGATCGACGTCCGCTCGCCCGCCGAGTACACCGGTGAACGCACCCACATGCCCGACTATCCGGAGGAGGGGGCGTTGCGCGGCGGGCACATCCCGACCGCGCGGTCGATCCCGTGGAGCAAGGCGGCCCGGGACAACGGTCAGTTCCGCACCCGCGCCGAACTCGAGGAGCTCTACGGCTTCCTCGAGCCCGACGACGAAACCGTCGTCTACTGCCGGATCGGGGAACGCTCCAGCCACACCTGGTTCGTCCTGACCCACCTGCTCGGGCTGCCGGGTGTGCGCAACTACGACGGCTCGTGGACCGAATGGGGCAACGCGGTGCGTGTCCCGGTCGCGGTCGGCCCCGATCCGGGCGAGGCACCCGCGTCGTCATGA